The following are from one region of the Stigmatella ashevillena genome:
- a CDS encoding DUF4129 domain-containing protein produces the protein MPVSALELRPRGAIALMDSALRLCSRNAGVWALTLPAGALVTGAVLHLVDAARNHRELNLPTLWLTLAWLLRGLLQGAACHHVQELLLGQQEPTVRASVRAALGRTPSLLITTGYLFVFTPLSLIFSLGIAYLLLSAHWVGYAVTLQGQGHPLRLYGLCSRLLGPARGAATGVRVLMGLAMGLTFLNLHIALNVLFWLGRRLLALDLTFLERFASIDNPVWLAFLGALTFTLFEPLKAATASLLLVDGRVRQEGLDLLAAVQQLPVRSAARTVNRGGALVFLGFLLGATTVRAAPPAPSEAPSELLQRMESVATDCEYDSEHLEEDFAAVSSLSAAEQQKFQRLLRAVEKKAYEGEDCEAASETLRQGLEQAAETRALESALPDSRAASAKARDILSRPEFAAAPRADSASEEPPPVAPDWWQRFMNWLDEVLEKLFKRRPSPSRVEPTSVGGDLTVANGLVVLLIAAVVGVLVTVLLRALGQQQRKEGAQLEVSTLDAAALAQDPMSALARPPEGWAHLADELAAQGQYREAVRSLYLALLSRLHREGAILYDSTLSNWDYLRQFKGRREWLPPFRELTRRFDFAWYGNLPVGAEGYRDFRALTQPLLAASSAPEASRA, from the coding sequence ATGCCTGTCTCCGCCCTCGAGCTGCGCCCCCGGGGCGCCATCGCCCTCATGGATTCCGCCTTGCGCCTGTGCTCGCGCAATGCCGGGGTGTGGGCGCTGACGCTCCCGGCCGGCGCGCTCGTGACCGGAGCCGTCCTCCACCTCGTGGATGCGGCCCGGAATCACCGCGAGTTGAACCTCCCCACCCTGTGGCTCACCCTGGCCTGGTTGCTCCGGGGCCTCCTCCAGGGGGCCGCCTGCCACCACGTTCAGGAACTGTTGCTTGGGCAACAGGAGCCCACCGTGCGCGCCAGCGTGCGCGCGGCCCTGGGACGCACGCCCAGCCTCCTCATCACCACGGGCTACCTCTTCGTGTTCACGCCCTTGTCGCTCATCTTCTCCCTCGGCATTGCCTATCTCCTGCTGTCCGCGCACTGGGTGGGCTATGCCGTGACCCTGCAGGGCCAGGGACACCCGCTGCGCCTGTATGGGCTTTGCTCCCGGCTGCTGGGGCCCGCCCGGGGGGCCGCCACGGGCGTGCGCGTGCTGATGGGGCTGGCGATGGGGCTCACCTTCCTCAACCTCCACATCGCCCTCAACGTCCTGTTCTGGCTGGGCCGACGGCTGCTGGCGTTGGATCTCACCTTCCTCGAGCGCTTCGCCTCCATCGACAACCCGGTCTGGCTGGCCTTCCTGGGCGCCCTCACCTTCACCCTGTTCGAGCCCCTCAAGGCAGCCACCGCCTCCCTGCTGCTGGTCGATGGGCGGGTTCGCCAGGAAGGACTGGACCTGCTCGCCGCCGTCCAGCAGCTCCCCGTCCGGAGCGCAGCGCGCACGGTAAACCGTGGCGGGGCGCTCGTCTTCCTGGGCTTCTTGCTGGGCGCCACCACCGTCCGGGCGGCCCCCCCAGCGCCTTCAGAGGCGCCTTCGGAGCTGCTCCAGCGGATGGAGTCGGTGGCCACCGATTGTGAGTACGACAGCGAGCACCTGGAAGAGGACTTCGCCGCCGTCTCGTCCTTGAGCGCCGCCGAGCAGCAGAAGTTCCAGCGCTTGCTGCGCGCCGTGGAGAAGAAGGCCTACGAGGGCGAGGACTGCGAGGCGGCCTCGGAGACGCTGCGGCAGGGCCTGGAGCAAGCCGCGGAGACGCGGGCCCTGGAATCCGCGCTCCCGGATTCCCGAGCCGCCTCGGCGAAAGCACGGGACATCCTCTCCCGGCCGGAGTTCGCGGCGGCCCCGCGCGCGGACAGCGCCTCGGAAGAACCCCCTCCGGTGGCCCCGGACTGGTGGCAGCGCTTCATGAATTGGCTGGATGAGGTGCTGGAGAAGCTCTTCAAGCGGCGCCCCTCGCCTTCCCGCGTGGAACCCACCTCCGTGGGTGGCGACCTGACCGTGGCCAACGGGCTGGTGGTGCTCCTCATCGCGGCGGTCGTGGGGGTGCTTGTCACGGTGCTGCTGCGCGCCCTGGGCCAGCAACAGCGCAAGGAGGGCGCGCAGCTCGAGGTCAGCACGCTGGATGCGGCGGCGCTCGCGCAGGACCCGATGAGCGCCCTGGCGCGCCCCCCCGAAGGCTGGGCTCACCTCGCCGACGAGCTGGCCGCCCAAGGCCAATACCGGGAGGCGGTGCGCAGCCTCTACCTGGCCCTCCTGTCCCGGCTGCACCGCGAGGGCGCCATCCTCTACGACTCCACCTTGAGCAACTGGGACTACCTGCGCCAGTTCAAGGGCCGTCGCGAGTGGCTGCCTCCCTTCCGGGAGCTGACACGTCGCTTCGACTTCGCCTGGTATGGCAACCTGCCGGTGGGCGCGGAGGGCTACCGCGACTTCCGCGCCCTCACGCAGCCACTGCTCGCCGCCTCCTCCGCACCGGAGGCCTCCCGTGCGTGA
- a CDS encoding OsmC family protein: MGISKGSAQWNGGLKDGKGVMKPAHAPEAPFSLGTRFEGQQGSNPEELIGAALSGCFSMALSLGLETAGLKPTSIQTSADVHLDKQGAGFAITTIALITEARVPGASAEQFQKIAEETKKNCPVSKALAGTNITLKATLAS, from the coding sequence ATGGGCATCAGCAAGGGCAGCGCGCAGTGGAATGGCGGTCTCAAGGATGGCAAGGGCGTGATGAAGCCCGCCCACGCCCCGGAAGCCCCCTTCTCCCTGGGCACCCGTTTCGAGGGCCAGCAGGGCTCCAACCCCGAGGAGCTCATCGGCGCCGCGCTCTCGGGGTGCTTCTCCATGGCCCTGTCCCTCGGTTTGGAGACGGCGGGCCTCAAGCCCACGAGCATCCAGACCTCCGCGGATGTGCACCTGGACAAGCAAGGGGCGGGCTTCGCCATCACCACCATTGCCCTGATCACCGAGGCCCGCGTGCCCGGGGCCAGCGCTGAGCAGTTCCAGAAGATCGCCGAGGAGACGAAGAAGAATTGCCCGGTGTCCAAGGCGCTCGCGGGCACGAACATCACGCTCAAGGCGACGCTCGCCTCCTGA
- a CDS encoding GTP cyclohydrolase II translates to MTKGKHSTYGLLLHVGEQPLDTRYGDFRAHVFQNLGTRTYVLAVCRGDIQTPAPLLARIHSACITSEAFGGCDCDCAEQLHLALERIADAGRGVLFYLMQEGRGAGYAAKARDRMLVQASSHKVSTFEAYKTLGFDPDPRRYHEVALALEILGVRAPVRLLTNNPEKTRALKKLGIEVEAAEQIQREASPFNVHYLSSKRRDGHALASGLLAEKEAVLPEPVLSFEPAPLKAAPYLIQMASYLLPVRVSAEGPRAWFRVHVYFDLLAGCERVVLTYGQPLEDSRRVPLVRIQRESLFERFPIRNGVTQPQWKTAVAEMVQHGHGIALFPSADGDTAMLAALTLGPQSPGERLAASCLTDEALFVLLAHHVPGKALTPIFTSLDEEGARRTLADAFNRHGFLLFKSAS, encoded by the coding sequence ATGACCAAGGGTAAGCACTCCACCTACGGCTTGCTGCTGCATGTCGGCGAGCAGCCTCTGGACACGCGATACGGTGACTTCCGGGCGCATGTCTTCCAGAACCTCGGTACACGCACCTATGTGCTGGCGGTATGCCGTGGTGACATTCAGACACCCGCGCCACTGCTCGCGCGCATCCACTCGGCCTGCATCACGAGCGAGGCTTTTGGGGGCTGCGATTGCGACTGTGCCGAGCAGCTCCATCTGGCGCTCGAGCGCATTGCCGACGCGGGGCGGGGCGTCCTCTTCTATTTGATGCAGGAGGGCCGAGGCGCGGGGTATGCCGCGAAGGCGCGCGACCGCATGCTCGTCCAGGCGAGCTCCCATAAGGTCTCGACCTTCGAGGCGTATAAAACGCTCGGTTTCGACCCCGATCCCCGCCGCTACCACGAGGTGGCGCTGGCGCTGGAGATCCTGGGGGTGAGAGCGCCTGTCCGGTTGCTCACGAACAACCCGGAGAAGACCCGGGCGCTCAAGAAACTGGGCATCGAGGTCGAGGCGGCCGAGCAGATCCAGCGCGAGGCGAGCCCCTTCAACGTCCATTACCTCTCATCGAAGCGCCGCGACGGCCACGCGCTGGCCAGTGGCTTGCTCGCCGAGAAGGAGGCGGTGCTTCCGGAGCCAGTGCTTTCGTTCGAGCCAGCTCCGCTCAAGGCCGCTCCCTATCTCATCCAGATGGCGTCCTATCTGCTTCCAGTCCGCGTCAGCGCCGAGGGCCCGCGTGCGTGGTTCCGGGTGCACGTCTACTTTGATCTCCTGGCGGGCTGTGAGCGCGTCGTGCTCACGTATGGCCAGCCCTTGGAGGACTCGCGGCGGGTGCCGCTCGTGCGCATCCAGCGTGAATCGCTGTTCGAGCGCTTTCCGATTCGCAACGGCGTCACCCAACCACAATGGAAGACGGCCGTCGCTGAAATGGTCCAGCATGGGCATGGCATCGCCCTGTTCCCATCCGCCGATGGTGACACGGCGATGCTGGCGGCCTTGACGCTCGGTCCCCAATCCCCCGGAGAGCGGCTGGCGGCTTCGTGCCTCACGGACGAGGCGCTGTTCGTGCTCCTGGCGCATCACGTTCCAGGCAAGGCGCTCACGCCCATTTTCACCAGCCTGGACGAGGAAGGCGCGCGGCGGACCCTGGCCGACGCCTTCAATCGGCACGGGTTCCTGCTCTTCAAGAGCGCGTCCTGA
- a CDS encoding creatininase family protein: protein MPETESGPSPWRTGYEVLQERVQRLPALLRAQAKIPVAPVCFDPRSVRCFLTSGVGSSEAHARYLAALLSGEMGLPARFVPLSALAFAPPRTAERDVLIVFSQGLSPNARLPLATPKAWQHVVLATAVTDAGAARPGQEAKRELLDRLSEAGGQVVRFLPEDEYTTLVRVLGPMAGYLCALRMAQAIGERAGIAPIAVDLEALCARIDQAGPAVDAAFAGWDLSTLPGELAFLTSGEYGELTANLRYKVLEGMLAPLPPVWDLLHFAHGPFQQSHDHRAVFIALTHEGAPRETGLLSRLETMLVPERHALVRWEAHLPGPLAIFEHEALLNHLMLRVIEARRIDQVRWPGQGLDGPIYEVGAEAPGMSPLGAGESPKKKKPEERRLDRLTWPELERLLARGVRTAVLPLGALEQHGFHLPFATDTWIADALAERFCARVEDAIACPALSFGCSPEHLAFPGTLSLSAATLSAVLQDLLVSCRQHGFERAYLFSGHGGNGGPLAECIRALRAASAPMELIVFTDLDRLTRIFHGASQEHGVGPECSGHHAGEFETSILRGLRPEAVRLDRLEPGFMKPAEQPSALFYPSLRANAPNGTVGDPRPSAPERAERYLEAWVDVLVHAYREALARKG from the coding sequence ATGCCTGAGACCGAGTCCGGCCCGAGCCCGTGGCGCACCGGGTACGAAGTCCTTCAGGAACGGGTGCAGCGCCTTCCCGCGTTGCTGCGGGCCCAAGCGAAGATCCCGGTAGCTCCGGTGTGTTTCGATCCGCGCTCCGTGCGCTGCTTCCTGACGAGCGGCGTGGGCAGCTCGGAAGCACACGCGCGCTACCTCGCCGCGCTCCTCTCGGGGGAAATGGGTCTTCCGGCGCGTTTCGTTCCGCTCTCGGCGCTTGCGTTCGCTCCCCCCCGCACGGCCGAGAGGGATGTGCTCATCGTCTTTTCCCAGGGGCTCTCACCGAACGCCCGGCTGCCGCTGGCAACACCGAAGGCCTGGCAACACGTGGTGCTCGCGACCGCGGTGACCGATGCGGGGGCTGCTCGGCCAGGACAAGAGGCGAAGCGGGAACTGCTCGATCGTCTGAGCGAGGCGGGCGGGCAGGTGGTGCGCTTCCTTCCCGAGGACGAGTACACGACCCTGGTGCGGGTGCTCGGACCGATGGCGGGGTACCTCTGTGCACTGCGGATGGCCCAGGCCATCGGCGAGCGCGCGGGCATTGCTCCCATCGCCGTCGACCTCGAGGCCCTCTGCGCGCGGATCGACCAGGCGGGCCCCGCGGTGGATGCGGCATTCGCTGGATGGGATCTGAGCACGCTCCCGGGGGAACTCGCGTTCCTGACGAGTGGAGAGTACGGCGAACTCACGGCCAACCTCCGGTACAAAGTGCTGGAGGGGATGTTGGCGCCCCTCCCACCGGTGTGGGACTTGCTCCACTTCGCGCATGGACCCTTTCAGCAGAGCCATGACCATCGCGCGGTGTTCATTGCGTTGACCCACGAGGGAGCGCCACGGGAGACCGGGTTGCTCTCCAGGCTCGAGACGATGCTGGTCCCGGAGCGGCACGCGCTCGTGCGATGGGAGGCCCATCTCCCAGGGCCGCTGGCGATCTTCGAGCATGAAGCTTTGCTGAATCACCTCATGCTCCGCGTCATCGAGGCACGGCGCATCGATCAGGTGCGTTGGCCGGGCCAGGGGCTCGACGGGCCGATCTATGAGGTGGGCGCCGAGGCCCCTGGCATGAGTCCCCTGGGCGCTGGGGAGAGCCCGAAGAAGAAGAAGCCCGAGGAGCGGCGCCTGGACCGGCTGACCTGGCCCGAACTCGAGCGGCTCCTGGCCAGGGGAGTCCGGACCGCCGTGCTTCCACTGGGCGCGCTTGAGCAGCATGGCTTCCACCTTCCGTTCGCGACCGATACGTGGATCGCCGATGCGCTCGCGGAGCGCTTCTGCGCACGCGTCGAGGACGCGATTGCTTGCCCGGCCTTGTCGTTCGGATGCTCGCCGGAGCATCTGGCATTTCCGGGCACACTCAGTTTGAGCGCTGCCACGTTGAGCGCGGTGCTCCAGGACCTGCTGGTGTCATGTCGGCAGCATGGGTTCGAGCGGGCGTATCTGTTCTCGGGCCACGGAGGGAACGGGGGCCCTCTGGCGGAGTGCATCCGTGCGCTTCGGGCCGCGAGCGCCCCCATGGAGCTCATCGTCTTCACGGACCTCGATCGGTTGACGCGCATCTTCCACGGTGCGAGCCAGGAGCACGGGGTCGGTCCGGAGTGCTCGGGCCACCATGCCGGCGAGTTCGAGACGTCCATTCTCCGAGGGCTGCGGCCGGAGGCTGTACGCCTGGACCGCTTGGAGCCGGGCTTCATGAAACCGGCTGAGCAGCCCAGTGCACTCTTCTACCCAAGTCTGCGAGCGAACGCTCCGAATGGCACCGTCGGAGATCCCCGCCCGTCGGCTCCGGAGCGAGCGGAGCGCTACCTGGAGGCCTGGGTGGATGTGCTCGTCCACGCGTACCGCGAGGCGCTCGCCCGCAAGGGATGA
- a CDS encoding polysaccharide lyase family 8 super-sandwich domain-containing protein — protein MTALVTYCVAFSPQAAFADSFDALRVRWAETIVADKAKVDPSDPVIVNGLKEITALGQKHWNSMNKQAGRTYLWSDLTNTEDSAEVTKAYQFLHAIAVAVQYDSYPAAVTKLTNAAQAKRDLIGALDWMFVNRYQNNAYKAGNWFDWEIGAPQVLLNIVALVWDDLTPTQRDNYTKAVLAKVKPGLDYYGANGAWQTKIWALVGVLRKNSNYLADAQARVNNVLAVPFTSLPGGTNTKSGMYADGSFIEHYRHAYNGGYGASYLSNLVNVLYLLKGSSWEPNLGNVTNHVVPWVFDAYDFSMYKRMFFHSVKGRYVGRVDQNYDAVADGSGVGQAVTRLIEVTPFSAERERLRKVIREWNDSNTSASHLVQSFVASSIHDYSHAIQFVYTITPRGPLNAYKQYPWMNRAMVHRPGWAASVAMYNRDDVRGTRLLTLSNETLQKETLQGLHLSDGTLQVMNDDFGQYNSDYFRRIDWTRLPGTTVAYGYGIPLVTPPGAAPAWEERHSNQSNWAGGASADEFGVTGFQLNPTSTQWYGHLHARKAWFFFDKEIVCLGADIRTTDGSETHPIQTVIENWKLNQAGTNAFTVNGSLKPTTLGWTETMESVSWASLEGMVPGTDMGYYLPTPGRIFGLRENRSGVKFMTLWADHGASQSARSYGYVLLPNHNAAQTQAYAASAPLTVLENSPNAQAVRKASIGVTGALFLKDQIKTITLPNSTASAMKSDRNAAVMVHVTPGNVKIGISDPTWENTGTISLEIWPVLTGNVTKLVSKDARITVLQTAPTLKLAVNVKDAQGDTLTASFTATP, from the coding sequence TTGACGGCCTTGGTCACGTATTGCGTGGCCTTTTCGCCTCAAGCCGCGTTCGCGGATTCCTTCGACGCCTTGCGGGTCCGATGGGCGGAAACCATCGTCGCCGACAAAGCCAAGGTCGATCCGAGTGACCCCGTGATCGTCAATGGACTCAAAGAGATCACGGCGCTGGGGCAAAAGCATTGGAACTCCATGAACAAGCAGGCCGGCCGCACGTATCTCTGGAGCGACCTGACCAATACGGAGGATTCAGCGGAAGTCACCAAGGCCTATCAGTTCCTGCACGCGATCGCGGTCGCGGTCCAATATGACTCCTACCCTGCGGCGGTTACCAAGCTCACCAATGCCGCCCAGGCGAAGCGTGATTTGATCGGCGCGCTCGACTGGATGTTCGTCAACCGTTACCAGAACAATGCCTATAAGGCTGGCAATTGGTTCGACTGGGAGATTGGCGCACCCCAGGTCCTGCTCAACATCGTGGCCCTCGTCTGGGATGATCTCACGCCCACCCAGCGGGACAATTACACGAAGGCCGTGTTGGCCAAGGTGAAGCCAGGACTGGACTACTACGGGGCCAATGGTGCGTGGCAGACGAAGATCTGGGCCCTGGTCGGTGTCCTCCGGAAGAATTCGAATTACCTGGCCGATGCGCAGGCCCGGGTCAATAACGTGCTGGCCGTTCCCTTCACGTCTCTCCCCGGGGGAACCAATACCAAGAGCGGCATGTACGCGGACGGCAGCTTCATTGAGCATTACAGGCATGCTTACAATGGTGGATACGGTGCCTCCTACCTCAGCAATCTCGTCAACGTTCTCTACCTCCTCAAGGGGTCAAGCTGGGAGCCCAATCTCGGCAACGTCACGAACCATGTCGTGCCCTGGGTCTTCGACGCGTACGACTTCTCGATGTACAAGCGCATGTTCTTCCACTCCGTCAAGGGCCGCTATGTCGGCCGGGTGGACCAGAACTACGACGCCGTCGCGGATGGCTCGGGAGTTGGCCAGGCGGTCACGCGCTTGATCGAGGTGACGCCTTTCTCCGCCGAACGGGAAAGGCTTCGCAAGGTCATCCGGGAGTGGAATGACTCGAACACGAGCGCCAGCCACTTGGTGCAATCCTTCGTGGCCTCCTCGATTCATGACTATTCGCATGCCATTCAGTTCGTTTACACCATCACGCCCCGGGGGCCCTTGAATGCCTACAAGCAATACCCCTGGATGAACCGGGCCATGGTGCACCGGCCCGGGTGGGCGGCCTCGGTCGCGATGTACAACAGGGACGACGTGAGGGGGACCCGCCTGCTGACCCTCTCGAATGAGACGCTTCAAAAGGAGACGCTTCAGGGATTGCACCTGAGCGACGGCACCCTCCAGGTGATGAACGACGATTTTGGCCAGTACAACTCCGATTACTTCCGCAGGATTGACTGGACCCGGCTGCCGGGCACGACGGTGGCTTATGGCTATGGCATTCCCTTGGTCACTCCGCCTGGAGCCGCTCCGGCTTGGGAAGAGCGCCACAGCAACCAGAGCAACTGGGCCGGGGGTGCGTCGGCCGACGAGTTTGGCGTCACCGGGTTCCAATTGAACCCCACCAGCACGCAGTGGTACGGCCATCTGCATGCACGCAAGGCATGGTTCTTCTTTGACAAGGAGATCGTCTGCCTCGGAGCGGATATCCGCACCACGGATGGCTCGGAAACGCATCCGATTCAAACCGTGATCGAGAACTGGAAGCTCAACCAGGCCGGCACCAATGCCTTCACGGTCAATGGAAGCCTCAAGCCCACCACGCTGGGATGGACCGAGACGATGGAGAGCGTGAGCTGGGCCAGTCTCGAGGGAATGGTTCCGGGGACAGACATGGGCTATTACTTGCCCACGCCCGGGCGGATCTTCGGGCTGCGCGAAAACCGCTCCGGCGTGAAATTCATGACGCTGTGGGCAGATCATGGCGCGAGTCAGTCCGCGCGGAGCTACGGCTACGTGCTGTTGCCCAATCACAATGCCGCCCAGACGCAGGCGTATGCGGCATCGGCACCGCTGACGGTCCTGGAGAACAGCCCCAATGCCCAGGCGGTGCGGAAAGCTTCGATCGGCGTGACCGGCGCCCTGTTCTTGAAGGATCAGATCAAGACGATCACCCTGCCGAACAGCACGGCCAGCGCCATGAAGAGCGACCGGAACGCCGCGGTGATGGTTCACGTGACGCCGGGAAACGTGAAGATCGGCATCTCGGATCCGACCTGGGAGAACACGGGGACCATCAGCCTCGAGATATGGCCCGTGCTCACCGGGAATGTCACGAAACTGGTGAGCAAGGACGCGCGAATCACCGTCCTGCAAACGGCACCCACGCTCAAATTGGCCGTCAACGTCAAGGACGCCCAGGGCGACACCCTCACTGCCAGCTTTACGGCCACACCTTGA
- a CDS encoding IS1182 family transposase: MSPRPFRPWQPEQGQLLPQYTREALGEGNLACFFADLAGVLDFSPVLKGYTKECGQPPYHPVMMTLLLMYAYARGVNSSREIERRCEIDLGFRYLAGGERPDHDTLCHFRVRHLEAFGELFVDTLRVASEAGMKKLGHLAVDGTKVKANASKHKAMSYGRMEEATRKLEEQVKKLLEEAAALDAQEDERYGKGRRGDELPEEMKDPATRAERLKEAKRRLEADKKRALAAEKKKRVKKIRRAQQDLEQEARHKAEQKGQKPEEAKPESKAQRNFTDPDSRIMKRDGSFQQSYNAQVAVDAETQLIVAQEVGQSPSDARQLEPMVAQVEANTGLLPKELSADSGYFCREDIEQVQQRGVEPFVAPGRSKHGQEPVPAPRGRPPKALSFKERMGRKLQTKRGRRAYARRKVTAEPVIGQVKNTVLKGFSLRGLRKVRGEFSLACAVHNLKKLWKQTWELPSRAALAS, translated from the coding sequence GTGTCTCCCAGGCCATTCCGGCCGTGGCAGCCAGAGCAGGGGCAGTTGCTACCGCAGTACACGAGAGAGGCGCTGGGAGAGGGAAACCTGGCGTGCTTCTTCGCGGATTTGGCGGGGGTGCTGGACTTCAGCCCCGTGCTGAAGGGGTACACGAAGGAGTGCGGACAGCCGCCCTACCACCCCGTGATGATGACGCTGTTGTTGATGTACGCGTATGCGAGGGGTGTCAATAGCAGCCGGGAGATAGAGAGGCGGTGCGAGATAGACCTGGGCTTCCGCTACCTTGCCGGAGGAGAGAGGCCGGACCACGACACGCTGTGTCACTTTCGAGTGAGGCACCTGGAAGCCTTCGGGGAGCTGTTCGTGGACACGCTGAGGGTGGCGAGCGAAGCCGGGATGAAAAAGCTGGGACACCTTGCAGTGGATGGGACGAAGGTGAAGGCGAATGCCAGCAAGCACAAGGCGATGAGCTACGGGAGGATGGAGGAGGCGACGAGGAAGCTGGAAGAGCAGGTGAAGAAGTTGTTGGAAGAGGCGGCTGCACTCGACGCCCAGGAAGACGAGCGCTACGGCAAAGGAAGAAGAGGGGATGAGCTGCCCGAGGAGATGAAGGACCCAGCCACCCGAGCCGAGAGGCTCAAAGAGGCCAAGAGGCGACTGGAGGCCGATAAGAAGAGGGCGCTGGCAGCCGAGAAGAAGAAGCGGGTGAAGAAAATTCGCCGAGCCCAGCAGGACTTGGAGCAGGAGGCGAGACACAAGGCTGAGCAGAAGGGCCAAAAGCCAGAGGAAGCCAAGCCGGAGTCGAAGGCGCAGCGCAACTTCACCGACCCGGACTCACGTATCATGAAGAGGGACGGGAGCTTCCAGCAGTCCTACAACGCGCAGGTGGCGGTGGACGCGGAGACGCAACTGATTGTGGCGCAAGAAGTGGGGCAGAGTCCGAGCGATGCGAGGCAGTTGGAGCCAATGGTGGCGCAGGTAGAGGCCAACACGGGGTTGTTGCCCAAAGAGCTGAGCGCCGACTCGGGGTACTTCTGCCGTGAGGACATTGAGCAGGTGCAGCAGCGAGGCGTGGAGCCCTTTGTAGCGCCGGGGCGCTCCAAGCATGGCCAGGAGCCAGTGCCAGCCCCACGAGGAAGGCCGCCCAAGGCACTGAGCTTCAAGGAGCGTATGGGCCGGAAGCTGCAGACGAAGCGAGGCAGGCGGGCGTACGCGCGGCGAAAGGTGACAGCTGAGCCTGTCATTGGCCAGGTGAAGAACACCGTGCTCAAGGGCTTCTCGCTCCGGGGGCTGAGGAAGGTGCGCGGGGAATTCAGCCTGGCGTGTGCAGTGCACAACCTGAAGAAACTGTGGAAGCAGACCTGGGAGCTACCCTCCCGGGCGGCTCTCGCCTCGTAG
- a CDS encoding AraC family transcriptional regulator, translating to MPTLPRYIEVRPRPPLTPYVQCFWALTGQASPGLSHRVLPDGCLDILVDLGPQGRAEGDAPRLQIVGTMRQAEVVPLAAEVCLLGIRFRPGGAYPFLRLPLHELTGRQLSLELLWPREAREWEGRLWEAEGLQVRVALLEELLLRRLAPGLWDGVLAHAVGLIHMTRGQVPLQTLETVVGISPRQLERRFQATVGLPPKVLCRIARMRHAVELLECQPRLPGAQLALEAGYCDQAHLVHEFRTLTGLTPGAYAREQGAGFLQSGTVSGI from the coding sequence ATGCCGACTCTCCCCCGCTACATCGAAGTCCGTCCTCGTCCGCCCCTGACGCCTTATGTGCAGTGCTTCTGGGCTCTTACGGGGCAGGCCTCCCCGGGCCTGTCCCACCGCGTCCTTCCGGATGGGTGCCTCGACATTCTGGTGGACCTGGGCCCTCAGGGCCGGGCCGAAGGGGACGCACCGCGCCTCCAGATCGTGGGGACCATGCGGCAGGCGGAGGTGGTCCCGCTTGCTGCCGAGGTGTGTCTCCTCGGCATTCGTTTCCGCCCCGGGGGCGCCTACCCCTTTCTGAGACTCCCCCTGCATGAACTCACCGGCAGGCAGCTCTCCTTGGAGTTGCTCTGGCCGCGAGAGGCCCGCGAGTGGGAAGGGCGGCTCTGGGAGGCGGAGGGACTCCAGGTGCGCGTGGCCCTTCTGGAGGAGCTGCTCTTGCGACGGCTTGCTCCGGGCCTGTGGGACGGTGTGCTCGCCCACGCAGTGGGCCTCATCCATATGACGCGAGGCCAGGTGCCGCTGCAAACGTTGGAAACGGTGGTGGGCATCAGCCCCCGTCAGCTCGAGCGCCGTTTCCAGGCCACGGTGGGATTGCCGCCCAAGGTGCTTTGCCGCATCGCCCGCATGCGCCATGCCGTGGAACTCCTGGAGTGCCAGCCCCGTCTGCCCGGCGCGCAGCTGGCGCTGGAAGCCGGGTACTGCGATCAAGCCCACCTGGTGCATGAGTTCCGCACCCTCACGGGGTTGACCCCGGGGGCCTACGCGCGTGAGCAAGGTGCCGGATTTCTACAATCCGGCACCGTCAGTGGCATCTAG
- a CDS encoding VOC family protein has translation MSTQSQAEQHHRIDYIELPAGDIAEVKRFYGEVFGWRFEDYGPDYTSFQDGRLNGGFSKEVPGGKGGPLLVLYSRDLEATLARVREAGGRIVKDTFSFPGGRRFHFADPSGNELAVWTEP, from the coding sequence ATGTCCACTCAGAGCCAGGCCGAGCAGCACCACCGCATCGATTACATTGAGCTTCCCGCGGGAGACATTGCCGAGGTGAAGCGCTTCTACGGAGAGGTTTTTGGCTGGCGCTTCGAGGACTACGGGCCGGACTACACGAGCTTTCAGGACGGTCGGCTGAATGGGGGCTTCAGCAAGGAGGTGCCGGGGGGCAAGGGCGGCCCGCTTCTCGTCCTCTACTCCCGGGATCTGGAGGCAACGCTGGCCCGGGTGCGCGAGGCGGGGGGACGCATCGTGAAGGACACGTTCTCTTTTCCCGGAGGGCGGCGCTTCCACTTCGCGGATCCGAGCGGCAATGAGCTCGCGGTGTGGACCGAGCCCTGA